DNA from Pelobacter propionicus DSM 2379:
CAACTTCGAAGGCACGGCGAACTGTTTTGACAAAGTGTTCGACAAACCGGAGCTGGTCCAGCATGCCGGCGAACTGTTCGGGAGGCTCGCATGATACAGGACCTGATCGTCTACCTCATCTTCATGGGCTACGCCATCGCCGTCATGGCCGGCGTCGCCACCATCTTCACCTGGGTGGAGCGCAAGCAGTCGGCCATCATGGCCGACCGCATCGGCGCCAACCGCTGCTACCTGCGCATCCCCTTCACCAACGTCAAGATCGTTGCCTGGGGCCTCATCCACGGTATCGCCGACGGCAGCAAGATGCTCTTAAAGGAGAACTTCACCCCCACCACCTACGACCGCTTCTGCTACAACCTGGCCCCCTGGCTGGCCCTCGCCCCGGTGCTCCTGGTCTTCTCCGCCATCCCCTTCGGCGGGACGCTTGTCCCGGGCAAACTGATCGACCCGGCCAGCTTCCCCCAGCTCTCCCAGATCATGGTCAACTTCTTCGGGGACAAGAGCTATGTCATGCAGGTAGCCCGACTTGACGCCGGCATCCTGGTGATCCTGGCCATCTCCGGCATCGGCATCCTGGGCACCATGCTGGCCGGCTGGTCCTCCAACAACAAATTCTCCCTGCTGGGCGCCGCCCGCGCCGCCTCGCAGATGATCTCCTACGAAGTCTCCATGGGTCTGGCTTTAATCAGCCTGGTGGTCACCTACGGCACCCTGGATCTCAACGACATGGTGGTCTGGCAGTCGGGCCTGCTCTTCGGCGTACTTCCCGCCTGGGGCATCATCCTGCAGCCCCTGGCCTTTGTGCTGTTCCTCACCGCCTGCATCGCCGAGAACAAACGCGTCCCCTTCGACCTTCCGGAATGTGAATCGGAACTGGTTTCCGGCTACTTCACCGAATACACCGCCATGAAGATGGGTATCTTCATGCTCAGTGAATTCATCGAGATCGTCGTCGTCTCGGCGCTTCTGGTCACCGTCTTTCTGGGCGGCTACAACCTGCCGTACTTAACCGACGCCGGGTTCGTGCTCCCCATGGGCAAAACCATCGCCCTGTCCCATGCAACTGTTGTCCTTGTGCAGATAGTCACCTTCCTGGTGAAGGTATTCCTGATCGGCTGCTTCCAGATCCAGATTCGCTGGTCCGTGCCCCGTTTCCGCTATGACCAGCTCATGCGATTCGGCTGGAAGTTCCTGCTTCCCCTGGCCGCCCTGAACCTCGTTGCCACGGCATGTGTCCGCTGGTTCACGCTGAAAGGATGATATGAAGAAAGAGTACTGGAATAAGCCAACCATGGATCTGTGGGATCGCCTCTACATCTTCGAGGTGATCCGCGGGCTCTGCATCACCGGATCGGTCTTCTTCGGCAACATGTGGAAATGGCTCACCTTCCGCAAGGGTGCCTTAACCGCCTACTATCCGGAAGAACTGCGGGCCGACTACTCCAGCGCCAACCGGGGCCGGCACCTCCTGACCACGCGTGCCGACGGCAAGGTACAGTGCGTATCGTGCAACATGTGCGCCACGGTCTGCCCTGCCTACTGCATCGAGATCCAGTCCGCCGCCGACTTTAACGACCCGTTCCACCCCAAGTCCCCGGACCGGTTCGAGATCGACTACTCGCGCTGCATCTTCTGCGGTTTCTGTGTCGAAGCCTGCCCCGAAGACGCCATCCGCATGTCCAAGGACACGCCCAACTTCCCCGGCTTCGACCGGGAGAACATGTGGGCCACCCAGGACCTGCTCATGAACTGGCAGCCTGCGAGTGACGCGGCCAAGAGCTACCCCGGCTCCGGTCAGGCCCATCAGGAGGTTCATCCGTGATCGACGTCTTCATCGCCTTCTTCAGTCTGCTGGCGGTCATCTTCGCCGCTCTGGTCCTGACACTGCGTCAGCCCATGCGCTGCGCCCTGGCCCTGGTCAGCCACATGATCTGCCTTGCCGGCATCTACGCCGCCCTTGGCGCCCATGTCATCGCCATGTTCCAGGTCCTGATCTACGTCGGCGCCGTCATGGTCTTCATGGTCTACACCATCATGCTGCTTGACGACCGCGACGACTCCTACCGCCACCCCTATGCCCGGAAGATCGTCCCGGCTGTCGTGGTTGGCTTGGGCTTCGCCGCCGTTGTCTGGGCCGCCATCGGCTACCTGCCCGCGCAGCCCGCCGCTGCCGCGCCGGCCGTCGACCCCTTCACCTTCGCCGCCTTTTCGCTTTCGTTCATGAAGTACTACTGGTTTCACTTCGAACTTGCCACCGTGCTGCTCCTGATCGGCGTCGTCGCCGCCTGGACCGCGGTCAAGGAGGGGCTCTAATGGATCGGTATCAATTCCTGACTACCCTTGCGGGACTCATCTTCTCCCTGGGTCTTCTGGGAGTCGTCCTTCGCCGCAACCTGCTGGTGGTCATGATGTGCCTGGAAATCCTGCTCAACGCCGTTGTGTTAAGCTTCGTCGGCTTCGCCGTCAGAAGCCAGACCCTGCCGGGCATCGCCATGACCTTCTTCATCTACGTCGCCGCATCCTGCGAAATCGCCCTGGCCATGGCCATCGTCGTACTGCTTGTCAAACGCCGCGGTTCACTGGATCTGGGCGCACACCAGGAACTGAAAGGGTAGGCAATGATCAAACTGACGCTCATACCGCTCCTGCCGTTGTTGGGCTTTTTGTTCAACGGCCTCTTCGGCAACCGTCTTCCCCGCTGGGTGGTCTCCACCATCGCCTGCGGGCTGCCTGCGCTCTCCTTCCTGGTCACGCTGGTCCTGTACAGTAGCCTCGTCGCCACGGGCCAGCCCATAGCCGAGACCCTCTACACCTGGGTGGCCCTGGATCCGCTCAACGTGGACGTGGCCTTCTACCTGGACCAGGCCTCCGCCGTCATGTGCCTGGTGGTCACCGGGGTCGGTACCCTGATCCACCTGTACTCCGTGGGCTACATGTCCCATGACGAAGACCAGCCGCGCTACTTCGCGTACCTGAACCTGTTTTTGTTCTTCATGCTCATGCTGGTCCTGGGCAAGAACATGATCATGCTCTTCGCCGGCTGGGAAGGGGTGGGTCTGGCCTCCTACCTGCTCATCGGCTTCTGGTACCAGGACGACGAGAAATCCGCCGCCGGCATGAAAGCCTTCATCGTCAACCGCGTAGGCGACACCGGCTTTGTCCTGGCCGCGCTTCTGATCTTCTCCTACTCCCACACCCTTGACTTCCAGGGGATAAACGCCTACTTCGGTACGGCCGGGCTTCCGGTCTCCACCATGAACCTGATCGGGATCCTGCTCTTGATCGGCGCCTGCGGCAAATCGGCCCAGATTCCGCTCCATGTCTGGCTGCCCGACGCCATGGCCGGCCCCACCCCGGTCTCGGCCCTGATCCACGCCGCCACCATGGTCACCGCCGGCGTGTATCTCCTCTCCCGCATGAACGGTGTCCTCTTGCAGGCCCCCGGCGCCATGCAGGTCGTCATGTGGGGCGGGGCACTCACCGCCTTTGTGGGCGCCACCATGGGTCTCACCCAGTACAACCTGAAGAAAGTGCTGGCCTACTCCACCATGAGCCAGATCGGCTACATGTTCATGGCCTGCGGCCTGGGCTCCTTCTCCGCCGCCATGTTCCACCTGTACAGCCATGCCTTCTTCAAAGCCTGCCTGTTCCTCGGCGCCGGCGCCGTCCTGCACGCCCTGCACGGCGAAGAAGACATGAGGAAAATGGGCGGCCTGGCCAAGAAGATGCCCCTCACCTTTGTCACCTTCCTGGCGGGCAGCCTGGCCCTGTGCGGCGTGCCCCCCTTTGCCGGCTTCTTCTCCAAGGACGAGATCCTCTGGAGCGCCTTTGCCTCGGCCCACGGCGGCTCCACCGCCCTGTGGCTGGTGGGCGCAGTCGCCGCCGGCATGACCTCCTTCTACATGTTCCGGGCCATCATCATGACCTTCTTTGGTCAAGACAACGTGCCCGCGAAACTGAAACACGGCATCCACGAGCCCCCCTTCAGCATGGCCATCGTCCTGATCATCTTAGGCGTAAGCTCCGTCGCTGCCGGCTTCATCGGCCTGCCCCAGGTACTGGCCGACAAGTTTGGCTTCGGCTCCCCCTTCTTCAGCTTCCTTGAACCGGTCTTCGGTCACCACGCCCTGAAAGCGGGCGTCACCCACCAGACCGAACTCATGTTCATGGGTATCTCCATCGCCATCGCCCTGGGCGGCATCTTCCTGGCATGGGTCTTCTACGGCCTGAACCCGGCCCTGCCCGAAGCCATCAAGAAGAAAGCCGGCTGCATCTACACTACCATCAGCCAGGGATACTACTTCGACGCCATCTACGAGAAAGTCATCGTCAAATCCCTGGACACGCTATCGGACTCAGTACTCTACAACATAGCGGAGAAACTCTTGAACTACGTCACCATCGTCAAAGCAGGAGCCACAGCGCGCTACAGCGCCAACCTCCTCTCCCGCATGCAGAGCGGCAACGTCCAGGCCTATGTGCTCTACGCCCTGGCCGGGCTGGCCCTGATCATCTGGTGGGGGGTGGCCAATGCCTAGCAACGGTCTTCTAATCCTCGCCCTGTTCTGCCTGCCGCTGGTGGGCGCCCTGGCCGTACCGTTTCTGCCCGCAAGCGAAAACGGTAAAATCGCCCGCATGTGGGGCATGCTCTGCATGCTGGCTGTGCTGGTCATGGCAGGCGGCATCTTCGCCGGCTTCGGCACCCCCTGCCTGCCCGCCTCCCTGCTTGACCTGAACATCCCCTGGGTGGGGAGCCTTGGCATCAACTTCCACCTGGCCGTGGATGGCCTGAACATCTACCTGCTGCTTCTCACCGGACTGCTCTTCCCGGTGGTGCTGGGCTGCTGCTGGAAACGGCCGGAGACCCAGAACAACCTGTTTGTCGCCATGGCGCTCTTCCTGGAGGCGACCCTTCTCGGCACCTTCCTGGCCCAGAACCTGATGCTCTTCTTCGTCTTCTGGGAAGTGGTCCTGATCCCCATGTTCATCATCGTCCTTGCCTTTGGCGGTGAGAACAAGCGCTCCGCCGCCTTCACCTTCTTCATGTACACCATGGCAGGCAGTATCCTCTTTCTGGCCGCCGTCATCATGATGGGCATGGAGAGCCTGAACCAGACAGGTGCCTGGAACTTCGAATTCGCACATCTCATGGCCCTGAAACTTGACTGGAACACGCAGCTGTTCGTCTTCATCGCCGTCATGCTGGCCTGCGCCATCAAGTGCCCGCTGTTCCCGTTCCACTCCTGGCTGCCCTTGGCCTATTACGAAGCTCCTCCGGCAGGCACCGCCCTCATGGCCGGCGCCCTGTCCAAGATGGGCGCCTTCGGCATCATCAAACTGGCCTTACCCTTGTGCCCCGACGTTGCCCGGGCCTTCGGACCCACGGTCATGCTCTTTGCCGT
Protein-coding regions in this window:
- the nuoL gene encoding NADH-quinone oxidoreductase subunit L, encoding MIKLTLIPLLPLLGFLFNGLFGNRLPRWVVSTIACGLPALSFLVTLVLYSSLVATGQPIAETLYTWVALDPLNVDVAFYLDQASAVMCLVVTGVGTLIHLYSVGYMSHDEDQPRYFAYLNLFLFFMLMLVLGKNMIMLFAGWEGVGLASYLLIGFWYQDDEKSAAGMKAFIVNRVGDTGFVLAALLIFSYSHTLDFQGINAYFGTAGLPVSTMNLIGILLLIGACGKSAQIPLHVWLPDAMAGPTPVSALIHAATMVTAGVYLLSRMNGVLLQAPGAMQVVMWGGALTAFVGATMGLTQYNLKKVLAYSTMSQIGYMFMACGLGSFSAAMFHLYSHAFFKACLFLGAGAVLHALHGEEDMRKMGGLAKKMPLTFVTFLAGSLALCGVPPFAGFFSKDEILWSAFASAHGGSTALWLVGAVAAGMTSFYMFRAIIMTFFGQDNVPAKLKHGIHEPPFSMAIVLIILGVSSVAAGFIGLPQVLADKFGFGSPFFSFLEPVFGHHALKAGVTHQTELMFMGISIAIALGGIFLAWVFYGLNPALPEAIKKKAGCIYTTISQGYYFDAIYEKVIVKSLDTLSDSVLYNIAEKLLNYVTIVKAGATARYSANLLSRMQSGNVQAYVLYALAGLALIIWWGVANA
- a CDS encoding complex I subunit 1/NuoH family protein; the encoded protein is MIQDLIVYLIFMGYAIAVMAGVATIFTWVERKQSAIMADRIGANRCYLRIPFTNVKIVAWGLIHGIADGSKMLLKENFTPTTYDRFCYNLAPWLALAPVLLVFSAIPFGGTLVPGKLIDPASFPQLSQIMVNFFGDKSYVMQVARLDAGILVILAISGIGILGTMLAGWSSNNKFSLLGAARAASQMISYEVSMGLALISLVVTYGTLDLNDMVVWQSGLLFGVLPAWGIILQPLAFVLFLTACIAENKRVPFDLPECESELVSGYFTEYTAMKMGIFMLSEFIEIVVVSALLVTVFLGGYNLPYLTDAGFVLPMGKTIALSHATVVLVQIVTFLVKVFLIGCFQIQIRWSVPRFRYDQLMRFGWKFLLPLAALNLVATACVRWFTLKG
- the nuoK gene encoding NADH-quinone oxidoreductase subunit NuoK; translated protein: MDRYQFLTTLAGLIFSLGLLGVVLRRNLLVVMMCLEILLNAVVLSFVGFAVRSQTLPGIAMTFFIYVAASCEIALAMAIVVLLVKRRGSLDLGAHQELKG
- a CDS encoding NADH-quinone oxidoreductase subunit J family protein yields the protein MIDVFIAFFSLLAVIFAALVLTLRQPMRCALALVSHMICLAGIYAALGAHVIAMFQVLIYVGAVMVFMVYTIMLLDDRDDSYRHPYARKIVPAVVVGLGFAAVVWAAIGYLPAQPAAAAPAVDPFTFAAFSLSFMKYYWFHFELATVLLLIGVVAAWTAVKEGL
- a CDS encoding 4Fe-4S dicluster domain-containing protein; amino-acid sequence: MKKEYWNKPTMDLWDRLYIFEVIRGLCITGSVFFGNMWKWLTFRKGALTAYYPEELRADYSSANRGRHLLTTRADGKVQCVSCNMCATVCPAYCIEIQSAADFNDPFHPKSPDRFEIDYSRCIFCGFCVEACPEDAIRMSKDTPNFPGFDRENMWATQDLLMNWQPASDAAKSYPGSGQAHQEVHP
- a CDS encoding complex I subunit 4 family protein, translated to MPSNGLLILALFCLPLVGALAVPFLPASENGKIARMWGMLCMLAVLVMAGGIFAGFGTPCLPASLLDLNIPWVGSLGINFHLAVDGLNIYLLLLTGLLFPVVLGCCWKRPETQNNLFVAMALFLEATLLGTFLAQNLMLFFVFWEVVLIPMFIIVLAFGGENKRSAAFTFFMYTMAGSILFLAAVIMMGMESLNQTGAWNFEFAHLMALKLDWNTQLFVFIAVMLACAIKCPLFPFHSWLPLAYYEAPPAGTALMAGALSKMGAFGIIKLALPLCPDVARAFGPTVMLFAVISILYGAIIALKQTDFKKLVAFSSLSHMGYIVLGIFSFHQAAIHGALFQILSHGVAVAGLFLLLGLLELRLGREYLNLTALSTHAPRLAVMLMLFILASVALPLTSGFTSEFLILFGAFQQGIAALQANQGATMLTSVLLASTGMVLGATYMLRFGRAILYGQTKEGVGVKDMSLMEGIGFIPLLVMIIWIGVNPMPIMNKVTTAVSALGTQPANAQIQPAAAQPAASPAAPTPSVKGGANGH